A single genomic interval of Cervus elaphus chromosome 19, mCerEla1.1, whole genome shotgun sequence harbors:
- the LOC122675244 gene encoding dolichyl-diphosphooligosaccharide--protein glycosyltransferase subunit 4-like yields MVLLIRVLPDVQLSIFANMLGVSLFLLAVLCHYMAVNNPEKQE; encoded by the exons ATGGTCCTG CTGATACGCGTGCTCCCGGACGTGCAGCTCTCCATCTTTGCCAACATGCTGGGTGTCTCACTCTTCCTGCTTGCTGTTCTCTGTCACTACATGGCCGTCAACAATCCCGAGAAGCAGGAATGA